The following are from one region of the Francisella opportunistica genome:
- a CDS encoding DUF4387 family protein: MTYRILSVCAGLGYGFDQKSIENASKLKLDIVASDAGSMDPGPYYLGKGAPYFKKAVLKRDFSLMLDVALKQKCPLLLGSCGLAGDDPHLEFMLEIAKEVFIEKNIPTTKVAVISGHVDNTLLFGEISNLTPLGKMPPLTLDSLKKSVIVAQMGIAPFITALDEGAQIIFCGRACDMAIFAADAIRQGIDPGLAFHAAHILECGAIACEPGSASDSLIAEFDENSVVFIAPNKNRRTTIQSIAAHSLYEESHPSLQFYPEGVLTVKDSYYFQKNSTIAGIKNSKFVHLPLTIKLEGSEWKGKRIISLLPCIKKESDKIPGSYIVYGKNGVEPYALLPDQKEVSILIKVTSSQKEISATVAGILKGYMLHFGYPGRRSTSGNIAFPTSPSEITFQSIEGLAQSVVIAGTRDPIFIENFKAIKSSVIDLAKSNFSELYNQCQIEVSLSDHPLLFLETIAETQEEALLLHKLEISKLDAFIEKDGEKVVDCILAEDLYEWSIFHILHNENLIKEKLFPIKIYECSGSQWNFLREIKTKYKKIGLENYTGSIDEKTLNAIKHIEHIGPPIYYKKLTEMSTIIRSKNAGVNIVTIDIFFKTKKDYEIAVNSNVFTKENIAAHLQISENNIVGCYYADSCDAIKISRYREAISGVPSGRDVFGSQQQMQIEMLEIPIYDTGKTN, encoded by the coding sequence ATGACGTATCGGATTCTATCAGTTTGTGCTGGTCTAGGTTATGGTTTTGATCAAAAATCAATTGAAAACGCATCGAAACTAAAATTAGACATTGTTGCTTCAGACGCAGGTTCAATGGATCCAGGACCTTATTATTTAGGTAAAGGAGCACCATACTTTAAAAAAGCTGTTTTAAAAAGAGATTTCAGCTTAATGTTAGACGTAGCTTTAAAACAGAAGTGCCCATTACTATTAGGTAGTTGTGGATTAGCTGGTGATGATCCTCACTTAGAATTCATGCTTGAAATTGCTAAAGAAGTGTTTATAGAAAAAAATATACCTACTACCAAAGTAGCTGTCATCAGTGGACACGTTGATAATACTTTATTGTTTGGTGAAATCTCTAATCTTACTCCTTTGGGAAAGATGCCTCCATTAACTTTAGATTCACTTAAGAAAAGTGTAATAGTTGCTCAGATGGGCATAGCTCCTTTCATTACCGCTTTAGATGAAGGAGCACAAATAATTTTTTGTGGACGTGCTTGTGATATGGCAATATTTGCTGCGGATGCTATTCGACAAGGAATTGATCCCGGCTTAGCTTTTCATGCAGCACACATTTTAGAATGTGGTGCTATTGCTTGTGAACCTGGCTCAGCAAGTGATTCTTTAATAGCCGAATTTGATGAAAATTCAGTTGTTTTTATAGCTCCTAATAAAAATCGTCGCACGACTATTCAATCGATCGCTGCACATAGCCTTTATGAAGAAAGCCACCCTTCTTTACAATTTTACCCAGAAGGTGTTTTAACAGTTAAAGATTCTTATTATTTTCAAAAAAATTCTACTATAGCTGGAATAAAAAATAGTAAATTTGTTCATTTGCCGTTAACAATTAAATTAGAAGGTAGCGAATGGAAGGGAAAAAGGATAATTTCTTTATTACCTTGTATAAAAAAAGAATCAGATAAAATTCCAGGTTCTTACATAGTATATGGCAAGAACGGAGTTGAGCCATATGCATTATTGCCCGATCAAAAAGAGGTATCTATTTTAATTAAAGTAACCTCATCACAAAAAGAAATTTCAGCTACAGTTGCAGGAATATTAAAAGGGTATATGTTACATTTCGGTTATCCAGGTAGGCGTTCTACGTCTGGAAACATTGCTTTTCCTACTTCTCCTAGCGAAATAACATTTCAATCAATAGAAGGCTTAGCTCAATCTGTTGTTATAGCTGGTACACGAGACCCTATTTTCATAGAAAATTTTAAAGCTATAAAGTCAAGTGTTATAGATTTGGCTAAAAGCAATTTTAGTGAGTTATATAACCAATGCCAAATCGAAGTTTCTTTATCAGATCACCCTTTACTTTTCTTAGAAACGATAGCCGAAACCCAAGAAGAGGCGCTTTTATTACATAAATTAGAAATTAGCAAGCTTGATGCATTCATTGAAAAAGATGGAGAAAAAGTAGTTGATTGTATATTGGCAGAAGATCTATATGAGTGGAGTATTTTCCATATATTACACAACGAAAATTTAATCAAAGAAAAACTTTTTCCAATAAAAATTTACGAATGTTCAGGCAGCCAATGGAATTTTCTAAGAGAAATAAAAACAAAATATAAAAAAATTGGACTAGAAAATTATACTGGCTCTATTGACGAAAAAACGTTAAATGCTATAAAGCATATTGAACATATTGGGCCTCCTATCTATTACAAAAAGTTAACAGAAATGTCTACCATTATTAGAAGTAAAAATGCTGGAGTTAATATAGTTACTATAGATATATTTTTCAAAACAAAAAAAGACTATGAGATAGCTGTAAATTCTAATGTTTTTACAAAAGAAAATATAGCTGCTCATTTACAAATATCAGAAAATAATATTGTGGGATGCTATTATGCTGATTCTTGTGATGCTATTAAAATATCTAGATATCGTGAGGCAATATCTGGTGTACCTAGTGGAAGAGATGTTTTTGGTTCTCAACAACAAATGCAAATAGAAATGCTAGAAATTCCTATTTATGATACTGGTAAAACAAATTAG
- a CDS encoding transposase family protein: protein MRSHWSIENKLHWSLDVSFDEDKNRTRVENSATNFSVIRQIALNLLKKEKSSKVDIETKRMKTGWDS, encoded by the coding sequence ATTAGATCTCATTGGTCGATAGAAAATAAACTCCACTGGTCTTTAGATGTTAGCTTTGATGAAGATAAAAATAGAACTAGAGTAGAAAATAGTGCTACAAACTTCAGTGTTATAAGGCAAATAGCTCTTAATTTACTCAAAAAAGAAAAATCCTCTAAAGTAGATATTGAAACCAAAAGAATGAAAACCGGCTGGGACAGCTGA